A single window of Vibrio gazogenes DNA harbors:
- a CDS encoding 5-(carboxyamino)imidazole ribonucleotide synthase yields the protein MHVLVLGAGQLARMMSLAGAPLNIHISAFDVVSGQMIHPLTQEVQGHGLENAIQQADVITAEFEHIPHDVLHQCEQSGKLLPGAQAIKTGGDRRLEKALLDEAGVKNAKYFVIKTRDDFDSAIRHVGIPMVLKSALGGYDGKGQWRLKSTTDADAIWPEMQQCIEASDNQAIVAEEFVPFDREVSLVGARGKDGQWVVYPLSENIHTDGVLSLSTSIDAQMLQQQAKTMFEAVANTLNYVGVLALEFFDVQGQLLVNEIAPRVHNSGHWTQQGADTCQFENHLRAVCGLPLGSTKLIRPTCMVNILGEDTLPSEILATEGCHIHWYGKEKRSGRKMGHINVSADYYAELERIICSLADILPADAFPAVHQFASQHQ from the coding sequence ATGCACGTACTTGTCTTAGGCGCAGGCCAACTCGCGCGGATGATGTCACTTGCCGGAGCGCCCTTGAACATTCACATTAGCGCCTTCGATGTGGTCAGTGGGCAGATGATTCATCCGCTGACTCAGGAAGTACAAGGGCATGGTTTGGAGAATGCCATTCAGCAAGCGGATGTCATTACTGCCGAATTTGAACACATCCCACATGATGTTCTCCACCAGTGCGAACAGAGTGGGAAACTACTCCCCGGCGCACAAGCCATCAAAACCGGTGGTGACCGTCGTCTCGAAAAAGCACTGCTTGATGAAGCCGGCGTCAAAAATGCCAAGTATTTTGTCATCAAAACCAGAGATGACTTTGACAGTGCGATTCGCCATGTCGGTATACCAATGGTTCTGAAGAGTGCTTTAGGCGGGTATGACGGAAAAGGTCAGTGGCGACTAAAATCAACAACCGATGCCGATGCAATCTGGCCGGAAATGCAACAATGTATTGAAGCTAGTGACAATCAAGCGATTGTTGCTGAAGAATTTGTCCCCTTTGATCGCGAAGTATCACTGGTTGGAGCTCGTGGCAAAGATGGGCAATGGGTTGTTTACCCACTATCAGAGAACATCCACACCGATGGTGTACTGAGTCTATCAACATCCATAGATGCGCAAATGTTACAGCAACAGGCCAAAACCATGTTTGAAGCAGTTGCGAACACGCTCAATTACGTGGGGGTCCTCGCGCTGGAATTTTTTGATGTTCAGGGGCAGTTACTTGTCAACGAGATCGCGCCTCGGGTACACAACTCAGGCCACTGGACTCAACAGGGCGCAGATACATGCCAGTTTGAGAATCATTTACGTGCAGTATGTGGTTTACCTCTGGGCAGTACAAAACTGATTCGCCCCACATGTATGGTGAATATTCTGGGCGAAGATACACTCCCCTCAGAGATTCTGGCAACGGAAGGATGCCATATCCACTGGTATGGTAAAGAAAAACGTTCAGGCAGAAAGATGGGGCACATCAATGTCAGTGCGGATTACTATGCAGAGCTGGAGCGAATCATCTGTTCGCTTGCTGATATACTTCCGGCAGATGCATTTCCAGCTGTCCATCAATTCGCCAGCCAACATCAATAA